The nucleotide window GAGATTGAGCGATATTCGACCCTGGCCCCTAGCCTAAGCCTAGCTGCAGAAATCATCAAGGAGGCCGAAGTGAGAAGGAGGGCATACCTGAGCGGGTGAAAGCCCGTCACACAACCTTGTATTGGAACAGGAGACACACGTCCGAAAAAGCACAAAGGGTGGCTACCGATacatcctcgacggcctccctcctccctcccgcTCGTCCATGCGGGGCAGGGCACCCCGGATCTGTGAAGGGGGGGAGCTGGATTGTAGGGTCGCGACCGCAGCAGAGCGCGTGCAGGACAGCAGACAACCAGAGAAACATCTGGGGTACAGAAACAATCCGGGGTTGCGCCACTTGGAGGAGGGTTGGGCCTCGTCTGCGAATTGGAGAGGCCTGGTTGGCGGGTAATACTTGGTCTGACGGTTTACTCGGACCGAAACCCCGGCGCTCGCCCTTGCGACCAATGGATTCATCCGGCGCCAACCCGCTTCGAGGCGACACCCCCGGCCCCTCATCGTCCCCAGAGGGAAAGGAGACGGCTGGCATGCTGCCACTTTCCACAGACAGGAGCGGCGGCTTAACTGACAAATCGACCCTCCAGCAGCCATGTTGGAAAACGGGCCGTCAGGCGATATCCTGCTCCAGGTTCTCTTCGGGAAGATGATGACTGATGAGCACgagtgatgatgatggattTTGGGAACCTGGTGGCACGTCGGGGGCTTGAGGAGGAAGGACGGTTACACCTTTCTGGCCCGGGAACGTGGCCCCAAACGCTGACATATTAATGTACAATACGGCACTGTTGATGGAATAACCCTTTATGCACATGCAAATTACAACTACAATTCTAGATATGCAAGGCGTCCCCCCTCTGACCTGCGTTAAGCCGTAGACACCAAGGCTCATCATGTTCATGTTGCGGCATCGCCCCCGGTGCAGAAGGTCAGGAGGATGCGGGCGTAGTTCGACCCGGGCTACACGCGGAGCCACACCGTTCGCCGTGAGAACTCCAACAACTGGCTTGCGTGCGGGGTACTTGGACGCCTCCTGGATGCGAGATGCATACGCGAAAGGGACTCACATACAGGACAGTCACGCGGCGTTGTAGCCATGCTGCGCTACACCCTCCGTCCCTGCGACGTTGCGACGTTGCGTCCTTGTGTCCAACTGACCTCGTGGCATTGTGGAcggtggagggaggggggggtcAAGTAGTCCGTATCGACGTAAAACAAGGGCCACACATGGCGGTTCCTACAGCTTCAGCCGACGGTAGGCTGACTGCAAGACATCCATACATAGTTCCGAGAGACGACGGTGTAGGTTTCGACCGCGCTACTCGTGAGGACGGCGACCGGAAAATCATCAACAGTATCCCGTCAGGCTTTTCAGCCACCGGAAGTTGATGCTCATCAGACGGCAGTACCGATACGATGCGACGCAGAGTGATCCAACGATCATGTCTCGGGGTTGCGGTTGTCCGAGGCAATGCGCGCCCCCGATATGGCCCCAAttcctccccctctgaaTCGATTTCTCTTCGGCGTGGCTGTGTGCGGGCCGCCGTTGGACCGGCACGACAGACGACACCGTAAGTGCCGGGTGTGAGTGTCCGTTTTCGAGTGCCCGGTGCGCGGGGTGGATACCGGGGAGCTCGGAGAGAAGGTCGGGCAAGGGAGTGCGGAAAGCGGGAAGATCCACCAATTAAAGAAGGGCCACGGCTCGGCCCCGAATGGAAATGGATGCGAAGACTGTCTGCCGAGTGGGACATTCGAAGCTCGCGGGTAATTTGTACTTcagccgaggacgacgcgaAGTCTCGAccggagggggaggggcaggaGGGCAGGGGGGGCATGTAGATAGATGTAGGTCGCCTTTGTCGACGAGAACAGTATCGCGAGGTCGAGACGAGTATCTCGCCGCAAGTTTTTGCTTTCCGGCCAAGGACCGGCGAAAAGCCACAAGCGCCTTGATAATGCCACTTCCAAAAGCCCAGGGTTGCGGCACACCAGCCATTTCACAATGTGTGAGTGGCTCTCGAAAGACACGCGAGATTGTCTTGGATACGTGAGAAGGCGGTCTGCCTTCTGACTCGGACGCCGACCATCGGAACGGCGGCCCCGTCTGGGCCAATCGGGCCCCGAAGGGCCGTAGGCATGGTGGTGTGCGGGCCGTTGGACGGATCCACCTTTGCTTTGGTACCGGCCGAAGTGGGCCGGTCTTCGTTGGAATTTGCCGAGATTTGCGCATGGGATCCTGTGGGTGGGCAGACGGATTTGCAATTAGGGTAGACCCTTTGAGGGTACCTACCTATGTGTACAGGAATAGTGTGTAATGCAGTTAATCGGCATAACGCAGCAGAAACttctgtatccgtaccttATTTCAACATGAGACTGTTGGCCAAACCATAGCATAGCGTCTGTACCAGCCCCCTTCGGGGTTGAGATCATGGCTGAATCTGAGGAATGCAAAGGGCTGACTCACGTGCGCAGGCAGTTCCAGCGTCTGGCGGTTCCCTCGCTTGACGATGTCGCATGGGCTGCCCCCTGCAGGGcgctaggtacctacctatctgTAATCGTCCAGGGCTCGGCGACCGCTAGGCGTTCACCACCCTTTGCGTCAAGGTTCGCTGTcagggagagggaggcagCCGCTCCCGCTGTGCGCAGATCGGACTGGCCGCTAGCTCGGACGACTGTAGGACGACGACCGTCTGTGTGCCGCACACCAGGCcgaggcgagagagagagagagagggagagagagggagagagagggagagagagggagaggggcaTGGGGATCTCGCACAACGAGTTGTGTGTTCGTGTCGTGTGGTGCGGACAGGTAGGGCGGCGAGAGCTGAGGTGCGCTGATTCGACACGGGCAACCTGCGAGAGTCCTGGTCTTGGTGGTGCTTGAATCACGAGAAATGGGGCCGCGGGCAGGGCAAGACCACGAGACGACACTACCTACTCTGTGCAGTACACCGCACCGCCAGTCTACTTACATACGAGAATGGAAAAGGTGGGATTCACGGACGCCTCTCGTTAGAAACAAGTCCACCCCCGCCGCGGCACAATAGGGGCCAATCGATTGCCGTTGGTGGCACGCCCTGTtagtggcagtggcagtaACATGGCCGGGCAATGTGTGTGCCAATGACTCCTCGCCATGGATTTCCAGGTTGGACGAGGTGTCTTtactcctcctcgtccctcttcccccttaTTTTGATACTTgctaccttacctacctagttAGCTAAATATACAAGTGCTACACTGCTACAGTTCATTGATTGTGTGCAACGGTACACTACCTATCTACCTGTCCACCTACATCATTCAAGGCCAGTTCATGATTTCACCAACGACATGTCCAGCCCCTCCACGCCCAACCTGACCCTACGAGAATCGTGATCCAACGAGGCATCTACGCTTCTCACACACCCCCGCCCCGGGCGACCGTCATCCTTCGGGCTTCTGTTCTCCTCTCCACACGCCCCGTTCGACCAAACAGCTTCCGCTGCTGCCCGATTGATACCTCACCGCaaaaggaagagagagagagagtgtgtgtgtgtgtgggaaaagaaagaaaaaagcaaaCAGGTGCCGTCGCCTACTTTTCCAGGGCGCACAACAGTCACCTCTGCACACCTGCATGTGCATGGCCGATATGCAACCCGTCATCCAGGCCCAATCATCGCTCCGCGGCATGCATTGAAGCCACCCATTCACAAGCAACCAGCTGTCCGGGTgcacctccttctcgaccctCGATTTCAACGACTCCCGCTCCCGAACCCATCTCCAACTCCTCTTTCCTCCCGGATGAGGCTGACGGCAGCCCGATGGCCTATCGAGATGGCGCAGAGCTGCACAGGAGAAcgagccgacggcggcaccCTCTCAGCCCGCCGCCCATCGCACATTATGATTGGcaccccgccgccgagaccgcATTCGACCCGATGCCGTACCGAAGGCCTAGAGACCTTATACAAGGGCCTGACGAGAGGACTTCCACTTCGTCCATGGGACGAAGCCGCTCAGTAAACACCACCAGCGGCGCGTCCGCCACCCTCGCAGCGACGACCATGCCCAGGACCCCCCAACCAGCTCCCTAtaggagggggagggtgcCGGTCAACACTGACTATGATTCATACGACGAGGAGTCGTCCGAGGGCGGTCGGAAGAGGGGGTGGGAGACCTCTAGACGTGGCCGCAGTCCGGAGCCACCCCGCCGCTCAAGGACGCGGCGTGCCCACGACTCGAGGCGGTCGTCGCGCTATTCGCGGTCTGCTTCCGAGTCAGATTCGGATGACGAGTCGGGGACGAGCGTCTCGACACGGGTGGAagagcgggagcgggagcgggagcagTGGCGAGGCAGGGACGGGGACGTTGACTGGGACAggcgagagagggagagggagaggtgCGGGAAACCGGCACGTCAGACAGTCGTcgagcggcgccggcggccggagGACGACAAGACGCCCAAGCGCCGCAGGAAGATCAAGAAGATCATCTACTTGGAGGAGGACGGATCCGCGGAGCCCACACCGCAGCAATCCATGGACGAGCGCAGCCGCTCGCCCCCGCGACATCGTTCTCGCCCCTCACGACCACCGTCGGGACAACACCCCTCAAGACAGCGCTCTGAGAGTCCGGCCCGGAGATCGAGTCACCATCGTCCCCCGCCCAAGTCGTACGATATCTCCAAgccgcccagctcctccaggAGGCTGGCCTATGAGACGTACCCGGCTCGGGGCGATTCTGACTTGACCCCGAGCAGGCATGCCAGGAGACGCCCATCCCAGGTTGTGTATCCAGAGACCCGCACAGTCCGCCGCTCCAATACCGCCTCAGGGGCATCGCGTGTCACGTCGCGCACGCGCAGTACAACGTCATCAAACAGGCACTCGTCTAGTTTTTTGGGCAATCTACTCACAGGGAGCGCTGTCTCCCACTCAAccgagaagacggccaggTAGGCGATATCAACCTCTCTGTGCCCCGCAGATACTGACATTTCTCTTTCCAAGAGCCGAGTGCGTTGTATGCATGGATGATTTCCCGTCGAGCAGAATTTCAAAGCTCAAGTGCGGACATCGAATGTGCAGCGCGTGTTTGAAGAGACACTTCAAAATCTCCATTTCTGACCCGCAGGAAATGCCCCCAAAGTGCTGTTCCGAGAACATCGCCTTGAAGCACGTCGACCACCTGTTTTCGGCCGAGTTCAAGAAGAAGTGGAATCGGAGGTTCCAGGAGTACTCGCAGCGAAACCGCATCTACTGCCCTTCGAGGAAGTGTGGCGCCTGGATCAAGCCGCACTACATCCGCAGCGAAGGGGGCCGCAAGTACGGCAAATGCGGCCAGTGCCGAACCAAAGTATGCTGCTCATGCAACGGCCGGTGGCACTCGTCGAGGGAATGCCCCAACGACGAGGAGACAACCCGGTTCCTGGACCAAGCCAAGGATGAGGGCTGGAAACGATGCTTCAAATGCAACCACATGGTCGAGCTCAAGGAAGGTTGCAACCACATGAGATGGTAAGGCCTCTCTCCGATTGTTTCTAGGTCATCTGGATCCTGCTGATCAGGGCAGCGTCTGCGGAGCACAATTCTGCATGGTGTGCGGCACCAAGTGGAAGAATTGCGACTGTCCTTGGTTCAACGATGAGACAGCGGACGCAGACCAGCTTCGTGACGTGCAGCTGCCGGCTACAATACAGCGCATGGAGCGGATGGACCTCGCCGAGAGTTCGAGGAGTGTGCGGCCAACTGTCGCCTCCagcgtgccgccgccgccgccgccgcagccgctgcggcggtcgcggtcgCAAGAGTATGACAGCAGTAGATTGATGCGGAGGTTCCAAGAGAATCGCGACGACCAAGAGATTGCACGGACGCTACAGAGTTACGAGGTTGACGATGTCTACGacagaggatacggtgataTCGTCAGCATCGGCAACACGACGGGTCACTTCGTGAATGACGACTATCACCGAGAGTCGGACGCATATGTATCGGCACCTGTGCCTCCAGCGCCGACGCCACCGGCGGCTTTCGaaaggccggcgccgacggactACATGTCGGGGGTCAACAGAGCGCGAGGCCTCGCTGAACGCTTCTCGGAGCTCCGTCCGGGCCCAGGTGGCTCCTGGCCGGGGATGATTGCCCCGCCGCCTGTACCGCCCTTACTAGGGCCGATGTCAACTCCTCTTATGACAGCTCCGATGGCAATGGGACCCCCACCGCCGCTCCCGCTGTTGAGGAGACACACGATAGAGGAGGAAATGTACGACAGGACGGCGCGGCCATCTGAAGGGATGGTATACGACTAcgagagggaggcggcggtaCAAGCGCCACGGAACCGGAGACGAATGCGAGAGGAgccaaggtcgtcgacgctcGCCGGGCTGACGGGGGTGGGCCGTGGCATGAACCGGGTGCATGAATGGCGAAACCATGTGCGGCCGGGCATGCCGGAGGGAGAGGCGTCCGCAATGGGGTGATACGACAAACAACGAAACAAGTACTTGACGACAGAACAGGACTCAGGACACACCACGATTTGATGAATTCCCATTGCTcgggggggttttttttttgtggGGTTTTTTGGTTCATGCTACACGTATCTGGGGGATAGGGAGGCTGCTTGCCATTCTTTCCATGGGGTTATGCTTGTAATTCTAGGCGCGTGATGATATATCCTCGGGGCAGGGCGTGGGTTTAAGGTTTCTTGTGAGTGCAGTACGCAGCATACGTAGTCAAAAGCACGGAGTAACGAGTGCACACGAGGTCCATTTGGCTTTTCGGTTTGCCGTTTCTCATGTGAAGTCTGGGCCTCGGTCGGTTCGCGCTGGGTGGCACGGATCGAGTCCCGGACGCCTCGGCGTCCGATCTCGAGGGCCAACCAAGGACGTGGAGAATGATGGGTCGGTCATCTTGGAAGGGTTGGGAGAGGGggctccgccgccgtgttGGGCACGTCCCGTTGCGATGCAGGCATGTCTTTATGGTCCAGCGATTTGTTGGCCGGATTCGTGTCGAGGTCTATCCAGGGGTGGCAGCGCAAGGGAAGGATGCGGCGGCTGTTGTGACTGGGCatatgagagagagagagagagagagagagagagagagagagagagagagagagccggGCTGTTTTGGGTGCCTACGGACCTGGGGCCGCGACCCGGGTAGACAGGGTGAGTCGTTGGGGCTGGACGTACGTGCTTTTCTACATCATGCGCCTAGGTATACTAAGTACCAGAGCTCACAGGTCGAAAGCAGCAGGAGAAATGAGGCTGGCTGACTCGCGGggacctctctctctccttctctctctccttctctctctcagtcGGCCCCGGGTCCGTCGTTGGCCGTCGTGACAGCGTGGTGAGGCTCCTAGCCGGTTCCTGGCAAGTGTACCACTCGCATTGATGGGGCCATCTCTCCGTCTCAGGGTACTGCCGGTCACACTCTTCTTGAAAGCGACGTCGCATTGCATCTCACCCAAAGCAACGAGGCGGGATGGCGACGCATCGCCCCTTCTCCGACACGCGCACGTGCTCGGCGCAAACCATCCCCCGCGAGTACATAGCACGCATGGGATGTCTCACGCGAGTTAttgtgtatgtgtatgcACCAAGCCCAAGCCTAggcatcgcatcgcatcgcatcgtaTCGCATAGTTGCACGGAGTGAGCCAAGGAGCCTCTCCCCCATCCACCTATGAGCAGCTATATATGATCTCGATGACCATCCATCGAGCGGGGACCGTGCGACCGGTCCCCTGCCAAGACTGATGATGCCTGCAACAGCCTTTCTGGCTGAGGACTTCTGATGGTCTTTTGGTTCGCCCTGGCGACGAATTGAAAGGCCGGAGAATGCTGGTCTGGCGGCGGCCTGACACACGCACATTCATGAACCCCCCCTCTCCCGAGGTAAGTCTGGCCCTGTCTCGGTTTTGGGTATGGCATTCTCACTTTCTGCTCCCCATGAATTGAGCATGGGCTTAGTGAGAAAGTGAGCGAGAGTTTTGGTCCACACTCATCGTCCGGTACAAGAGTCGGAAGAAGGCCTGAAGCGAAAAGACGCCTGGAACAGGAATGACAGCCAAGGCTTGCGAGGAGGAACCTTGGGATGATGAAGCGGCGTCTCTCTTATGTGGTTCGCTAGTCTTATACGGAAACTCTAGCTTCTCGGGGGGAGTTGTACGAATACGCAGTGACTTCATGGTGAGCAGCAGAGTACCAGAGTACCTAGTTGAAtaagtacctaggtaagtCCATTCACACCTGactaaggtaggtaggtgctGTAAGTAATAGCCCGATGTTGCAAATAGAGATGCGTggggtacctaggtaccaAGCGAGTTAAGCAAGTaaaaaaagaacaagaagaaaatGTCATTTGAGCTTAGCAGAGCGAGTCCCACGTCGGATCGAATGGGAATGGATAAGccggaaagaaaagaaatgGACGGGTGGTGGGGTGAGCCATTTGGCATCTCTCACCTGTGAAAGAATGTCCCCCCCCGACTCCCCAGTGCCGCCGGATGCTTCGCCCAATGACGTTGTCTGTGCATTTAGCTACATTCTGTAGCTAAGTACTTGGGTGTCTGGGCATGTACCTGTATGCTCTTAAGCGGCCACATCCACTGCACCACCGCTACCACTACCACTAGGTATCTCCACCACCAACActgacccccccccccccggtctcTCGGGACCCTCGTGCTCTCCTTCGCTCTCGGGCTATTATCGCTGCTCTTGTTGCTTCTCCCCAATAATACCCATTTACCTCCTCCGGGTGGCTTTCTCTCCCActcctttctctccctcctcggTGTCCGTCAACCTGGAACCTTACACACCTCGACCAGCTTTACTGTCAGACGGACGGGTTCCAATACCCATACTTCTTTTTGGAAAAGACCTGCGTTCCCGCCGCCTCTACCGTCTCTCCCATCCAAGTACCCTCTACTTCCTGCTTCTCGACGGTCCATCTACCTTACACACCTCCTcttaccttacctaggtacctactgACCACCTACCCTTCCACTTCCGGATGCACCTCACATGCCCTTTCGACTTTTCCTCCTAGCCAATTCTCCCTCCGAATGCGAGCTCGAACACGCGACCCGGCCAATCCAATCATTTATATTAACCAACGTTGGCTTCACCTGTGCCATCTACCCTCTCACCGCAGCCGCCTCCCGCCGTTTTCTTCGAGAAGCGACCACCCGGAGATGACGGCGTCACCAACTCACCGACAGTAGCAAACCCACACACCGTAGCtgtctccctcctccccggtGCAGCGTATACAACAATACAATGCTTCTCGTCTACCAGATCGGGAGCGTCAAGATCGGAGAGGTCGTCCGCTACACCGTCACCTACACCCCCTCCCAGGACCGAATTCTGCCCTCGCCCGAGCGCCTCTACCTGCGTGTTCGCAACACCTCGGCCATCGCCTTGCGCGCCGCCTTCGTTCACGGGCCCTATaccctggccgccgccgcctaccCTTCCAACTTCAACCCCAACGTCAAGTTTGCGAACCCCCGCCGCTATGGCGTCCCCGAATTCGAACCCATgctcaaggccggcggctCGTGGGAGTGCGAGCTGGTCGTGCCGGAGCACATACGCCAAAGCGCGGGCaccggaggcggcggccattTTGGCGGTGCCGCTCCCGGAGCccaggaggccgagagcgCCTCGTGGATCGTCGAGGTGTCGTCGCAGGTCATTTTCTCaacctccgccgccgtcgggtACGAGGTGACGCTCGCTAGGGACGCAAAGTCGCTGAACCTgagctcctccttgcccGTCATTGGCGGCCAGGCTCAGGTGCCGCAGCCCGGCAAGGTGGCCGACCATCAGCAGAGCATGGGCGCCAAGGACGGCCACCATCCGGCCCAGCCGAAGGGCGTTTTCTCCAAAGCCATCCGCCTCAAGGTTGAGGACACAGCCTCCCTGTGGAACACTCCGAGGCTTCCGGGTTGGGACGACCTCAACGTAGACCGGCTCAAGAGTCGCTCCAAGAAGGACCAGTCTGTGGAGAGCGTCAACACCCAAGAACGGCcgctggaggaggagttcgaggagaagcagaagaaggtgCACTTAGTCGTTTTGACCCATGGCCTGCATAGCAACTTGGGGGCGGACATGCTGTATTTAAAAGAGAGCATCGATCAGACAGTCGCGCAGGCTAAGATTGATGCCAAGGCCAGGCGCGCCAAGGAgcgcgccgagaaggaggccagAGAAAACGGGGACGCCCCAAAAGGCGCCACACACGAGACCGGAGACAAGGCCCAAGACAAGGCCCAAGACGATAGCCCTGCAGAAGATGATGGGGACGATGAAGAGGTCATTGTGCGTGGCTTCTCGGGTAATGCGACAAGGACAGAAAGGGGTATCAAATACCTGGGTAAGAGACTGGCTAGGTACATTCTCTCCATGTCGTATCCCGACCAGCCGTTTCTGCCCTCAAAGAAGGGCCACACAGAGTCGGCAGTCGCTGCCGTCCTGCACAAATCTGAACCAGACAACAACAGCAAGCCATCCCATAGACGCAGCACGATACACAAAGAAGAAGCCAACGAGAAACGCCCTTTCAGAATTACCAGCATCAGCTTCATCGGCCACTCACTGGGCGGCCTGATACAGACATACGCCGTCGCATATATCCAGAAGCACTCACCCGAGTTCTTCACCCTAATTAAGCCAATCAACTTCGTCGCTCTGGCCACGCCCTTCCTCGGCCTTAGCAATGAAAACCCCCTGTACGTCAAGTTCGCCCTGGACTTTGGCCTAGTCGGCAGGACGGGTCAGGATCTTGGTCTCACGTGGCGGGCGCCCACCATCGCGAGGAGCGGCTGGGGCGCCATCGTCAGCAACCTCGGCGAGAGCGCACACAAGAGGGTCATGGGCGAGGTCCAACCCGAGTCCAAGCCTTTGCTGCGGATTCTGCCGACTGGTCCGGCCCATACGGCGCTGAAGAAGTTCCGCAATCGCACCGTCTACTCGAATGTTGTCAATGACGGTATTGTCCCGCTGAGGACCAGCTGTCTCCTGTTCCTCGACTGGCAGGGCCTGGGCCGCGTGGAAAAGGCACGGCGAGACGCCGGTCTGGTTGAGACGCTGGTGGGCGCTGGCTGGGCCGAACTGACGGGCGGAAGCCTGGCACCAACACCACGGAGATCCAGCGCTCTGCCTccggacgacgagcagccCGTGGACGATCACTCCGGCAACATCACGCCGACGGCTCCGGCTaacgccgtcgaggtgccgcagccgccgcggAATGCGATGATGGAGGACGATCAGGCCAGTCTTCGGTCGGTGCCCACGCCTTACAACGAAGCAGGGCCCGATGGCGTCAAGGACAATTCCAACAGCGGGCCGTTTGCCGgtttcttctccctcttcaaGGGCAACGAGCAGGCGCAGCCCAAGACGCAGCCCAAGACGCCCAGCATGTCCAACAAGCAGCACAAGATTTACAAGCGGAGTCAGACGATCAATTTCGATGATATCCCACAGACCTCCGGGTCCAAGGTGACTGCAGGCCATGAGCTGGAGCGAGACCAGCACAttgcgccgccgaggacgagcttCTTCGAGTCCGCACACGACCTGATCAACCCCAAGATCCCCACCACCGAGTACCTCATCGACCCCTCTAAGCGCCCAAGGGCCATCTTTCACGACCGCGTCTACCACCCATCGGAcatcccgccgccgcccctcaagaagaagcccaCAGGCTCACTGGCGTCTCGCAGAGGTACCTTTAGGCGGGCTGCGTCAACGGGCTCGGGCGGGTCGAGGACTAGTACCGATTCGTCTCCCCACGCGTCGCAACGTTTCTCGCACGAAGGCACCATGGACTCGACGCGCGACTACGACGACACGGCCCACACGAATCCCGACAAGGGTCCAGACGAGGAAATCGATGGTTCGCAGATGCgggtcgaggagaagattGCTCGCGCCTACCACCGCGGCCTGGCGTGGCGGAAGGTGCTCGTCAAGCTAGAACCCGACGCTCACAACAATATCATCGTGCGTCGCATGTTTGCCAACGCCTACGGTTGGCCCGTCGTGaagcatctcgtcgacgcccacTTCAGCGATTCCGCTACCGCCCGGACTCGTGACGAAGACGAGTCGGCTGGCGAGCTAGCGCTCGACATAGGCCAGGCACCGAACAAGTATGGGGACGAGGTCAGGGACAGTGGCGTAGCATCCAACGACGGCGCAAGCGATAG belongs to Colletotrichum higginsianum IMI 349063 chromosome 5, whole genome shotgun sequence and includes:
- a CDS encoding Serine esterase family protein; the encoded protein is MLLVYQIGSVKIGEVVRYTVTYTPSQDRILPSPERLYLRVRNTSAIALRAAFVHGPYTLAAAAYPSNFNPNVKFANPRRYGVPEFEPMLKAGGSWECELVVPEHIRQSAGTGGGGHFGGAAPGAQEAESASWIVEVSSQVIFSTSAAVGYEVTLARDAKSLNLSSSLPVIGGQAQVPQPGKVADHQQSMGAKDGHHPAQPKGVFSKAIRLKVEDTASLWNTPRLPGWDDLNVDRLKSRSKKDQSVESVNTQERPLEEEFEEKQKKVHLVVLTHGLHSNLGADMLYLKESIDQTVAQAKIDAKARRAKERAEKEARENGDAPKGATHETGDKAQDKAQDDSPAEDDGDDEEVIVRGFSGNATRTERGIKYLGKRLARYILSMSYPDQPFLPSKKGHTESAVAAVLHKSEPDNNSKPSHRRSTIHKEEANEKRPFRITSISFIGHSLGGLIQTYAVAYIQKHSPEFFTLIKPINFVALATPFLGLSNENPLYVKFALDFGLVGRTGQDLGLTWRAPTIARSGWGAIVSNLGESAHKRVMGEVQPESKPLLRILPTGPAHTALKKFRNRTVYSNVVNDGIVPLRTSCLLFLDWQGLGRVEKARRDAGLVETLVGAGWAELTGGSLAPTPRRSSALPPDDEQPVDDHSGNITPTAPANAVEVPQPPRNAMMEDDQASLRSVPTPYNEAGPDGVKDNSNSGPFAGFFSLFKGNEQAQPKTQPKTPSMSNKQHKIYKRSQTINFDDIPQTSGSKVTAGHELERDQHIAPPRTSFFESAHDLINPKIPTTEYLIDPSKRPRAIFHDRVYHPSDIPPPPLKKKPTGSLASRRGTFRRAASTGSGGSRTSTDSSPHASQRFSHEGTMDSTRDYDDTAHTNPDKGPDEEIDGSQMRVEEKIARAYHRGLAWRKVLVKLEPDAHNNIIVRRMFANAYGWPVVKHLVDAHFSDSATARTRDEDESAGELALDIGQAPNKYGDEVRDSGVASNDGASDRRSAGLLSPNSQREAEDVVPDMQAPPKRRSSSRSSSTSPPRVVTRSPRPRTERVDSVTWSDRDWADSDDSDTTATTASARSPKDTEFKDKDGNRSTTPLGGWNWTEKIVGRGGATRKTSPKPDVKSGDEVGGGVD
- a CDS encoding IBR domain-containing protein, translated to MAYRDGAELHRRTSRRRHPLSPPPIAHYDWHPAAETAFDPMPYRRPRDLIQGPDERTSTSSMGRSRSVNTTSGASATLAATTMPRTPQPAPYRRGRVPVNTDYDSYDEESSEGGRKRGWETSRRGRSPEPPRRSRTRRAHDSRRSSRYSRSASESDSDDESGTSVSTRVEEREREREQWRGRDGDVDWDRRERERERCGKPARQTVVERRRRPEDDKTPKRRRKIKKIIYLEEDGSAEPTPQQSMDERSRSPPRHRSRPSRPPSGQHPSRQRSESPARRSSHHRPPPKSYDISKPPSSSRRLAYETYPARGDSDLTPSRHARRRPSQVVYPETRTEMPPKCCSENIALKHVDHLFSAEFKKKWNRRFQEYSQRNRIYCPSRKCGAWIKPHYIRSEGGRKYGKCGQCRTKVCCSCNGRWHSSRECPNDEETTRFLDQAKDEGWKRCFKCNHMGSVCGAQFCMVCGTKWKNCDCPWFNDETADADQLRDVQLPATIQRMERMDLAESSRSVRPTVASSVPPPPPPQPLRRSRSQEYDSSRLMRRFQENRDDQEIARTLQSYEVDDVYDRGYGDIVSIGNTTGHFVNDDYHRESDAYVSAPVPPAPTPPAAFERPAPTDYMSGVNRARGLAERFSELRPGPGGSWPGMIAPPPVPPLLGPMSTPLMTAPMAMGPPPPLPLLRRHTIEEEMYDRTARPSEGMVYDYEREAAVQAPRNRRRMREEPRSSTLAGLTGVGRGMNRVHEWRNHVRPGMPEGEASAMG